A section of the Ranitomeya imitator isolate aRanImi1 chromosome 7, aRanImi1.pri, whole genome shotgun sequence genome encodes:
- the LOC138644998 gene encoding mucin-6-like produces the protein MGDRRHADLSVTRRLWEQICCELIPRWEDLDIQAQIQERERIVKRWRSIRDRFKKEFNKEMQARSGSGGCRSTYKYARALSFLRSTMVTRRTVGSTLEPAAQLNTSGAIPQEAATEGHFDSEEPSAPSHSAPSHSAPSHSAPFHSAPFHSAPSHSTDPSFPSTSTGASWPVPLHVAAGENIAFPVPHPSAAATSSTPVASGRFRQRGQIHSYAPEFLHLNASFQNCLKVLSEQMAAGFNFINKSMLEMHTLLVTMRSEAKQSPNNTFFQSVLEQMETLSTSQQMQVMESCQSTLALIASRADSSSNHPPTCPPSSTVHHYSQYHPPDPYRQTDIAPSRPTRHHPHRAPSHQPHHQPRAPSHHPHYQHPSRATSHPYDDPDPYNFPSTSSSPPLPAHFQQTVSPSSQTSSTHITHSATQSSQNISYTPPPYQISNPNPTFLSTRSIAFSTPSPLTGEHSPPPSHSSLHTPTVEVSLSDSASDSISTPTYENI, from the exons atgggtgaccgccgccatgctgatctctcagtgacccgtcgactctgggagcaaatctgctgtgaactgattccgaggtgggaggacctagatattcaggcccagattcaagaac gtgagcggattgtgaaaaggtggcggtcgatcagggatcgctttaagaaggagttcaataaagagatgcaggcccggagtggatctggaggatgcaggagcacgtacaaatacgcaagggccctgtcgttcctcaggtcaacgatggtcacccgaag aaccgttgggagcactctggagcctgcagcacaattgaacacttctggggcgatccctcaagaggccgccaccgagggacactttgacagtgaggaaccctctgcaccttcccactctgcaccttcccactctgcaccttcccactctgcacctttccACTCTGCACCtttccactctgcaccttcccactctaccgatccctctttcccatccacgagcactggagcatcctggccggttccattgcatgtagctgctggtgagaacatagcgtttcctgtaccccacccttctgctgcagccacctctagtacacctgtagcatcggggcggtttcgccagaggggtcagatacatagttatgctcccgagttcttgcacctgaacgcatcgttccagaactgtctgaaagttttgtccgagcaaatggctgcaggattcaatttcataaataaaagtatgctcgagatgcatacacttctggtaacgatgcgttcagaggcaaaacagtccccgaacaacactttttttcagtcggtgcttgagcaaatggagacgctatctacttctcagcagatgcaagtaatggaatcctgccagtctactctagcgctaattgcctctagagcagatagttcttccaaccatcctccaacttgccccccttcctccactgtccaccactacagccagtaccatcctcctgacccgtatcgccaaacagacattgccccatcacgcccaactcgccatcatccacatcgtgccccgtcccaccagccacaccaccagccccgtgccccttcccaccatccacactatcagcatccctcccgtgccacttcacacccatatgatgatccagacccatacaacttcccatctacttcatcctcacctcctctccctgcccacttccaacagactgtatcaccctcttcccaaacatcttctacacacatcactcattctgccacccagTCCTCCCAAAACATTTCGTACACCCCTCCAccctaccaaatttctaaccccaatcccactttcttgtcgacccgctcaatagctttctccactccttcacccctaaccggtgaacattctccaccaccatcacattcctctctccacactcccactgtcgaagtgtccctatcagacagtgcctccgatagtatctccaccccgacgtatgaaaacatttag